In a single window of the Acinetobacter tibetensis genome:
- the tsaE gene encoding tRNA (adenosine(37)-N6)-threonylcarbamoyltransferase complex ATPase subunit type 1 TsaE gives MSYSFHLPLNSEADTQQLARVVAQHFTEGVIYLIGDLGAGKTTFTRYLLQQLGHEGSVKSPTYTLVEPYSIQNKQVFHFDLYRLNDPYELELMGIRDYLDTPNALFLFEWPSKGGEEIPAADFTIEILKSEDELSRHATLNFQDEMLYKALEQAFQHA, from the coding sequence ATGTCGTATTCATTTCATTTGCCCCTAAACTCTGAAGCAGATACCCAGCAACTTGCGCGTGTGGTTGCACAACATTTTACTGAGGGTGTAATTTATTTAATTGGCGATTTAGGTGCAGGGAAAACGACATTTACCCGTTATTTGTTACAACAACTTGGGCATGAAGGTTCAGTAAAAAGTCCAACGTATACTTTGGTGGAACCATATAGCATTCAGAATAAGCAAGTATTTCATTTTGATTTGTATCGCCTCAATGATCCTTATGAACTTGAGTTAATGGGTATTCGCGATTATTTGGATACACCTAACGCTTTATTCTTATTTGAATGGCCAAGTAAAGGTGGTGAAGAAATTCCGGCTGCCGATTTCACTATTGAAATTTTAAAGTCTGAAGACGAGTTATCCCGTCATGCCACATTAAACTTTCAAGATGAAATGCTCTATAAAGCACTTGAGCAGGCATTTCAACATGCGTGA
- a CDS encoding pseudouridine synthase codes for MTAHDFVPPMIRGVTASKLFLPALQPAPQRLYDYLCQQFAHISAQEWQQRFQDQLIYAADGTILSLDSQYLANQHIYYYRFLAHEIHVPFQHDILHETDDLYIIDKPHFLTMSPTGQYVQETLLVRLKNQTGNADLTPIHRLDRETAGLVLFSKRPETRGIYQQMFANRKVKKTYHAIAAYHSTLEFPRTVCLRMDKGHPFYTMQIVEGEPNSETQIDILEHNSQWAKYLLKPETGKQHQLRVHLNHLGIAIQNDPFYPTVQHKSDDDFSNPLQLLAKQIQFIDPVTGESMDFSSNFELTL; via the coding sequence ATGACTGCGCATGACTTTGTTCCTCCCATGATTCGTGGTGTAACTGCAAGCAAACTGTTCTTACCTGCTTTACAACCTGCGCCACAGCGTTTGTATGATTATCTCTGCCAACAGTTTGCACATATTTCAGCACAAGAGTGGCAACAACGTTTTCAAGACCAACTAATTTATGCAGCCGACGGTACGATTCTAAGCCTAGATAGCCAATATCTTGCCAATCAACATATTTATTACTATCGTTTTTTAGCACATGAAATTCATGTTCCGTTTCAACATGATATTTTGCATGAAACTGATGATTTATATATCATCGATAAACCACATTTTCTAACCATGAGCCCTACAGGTCAGTATGTGCAGGAAACCTTATTGGTTCGCTTAAAAAACCAAACAGGCAATGCGGATTTAACCCCGATTCATCGTTTAGACCGTGAAACTGCTGGACTGGTTTTATTTTCCAAACGACCAGAAACGCGTGGTATTTACCAACAAATGTTTGCTAATCGCAAGGTTAAAAAGACTTATCATGCGATTGCAGCTTATCATTCCACCCTTGAATTCCCACGTACCGTTTGTTTAAGAATGGACAAAGGGCATCCCTTTTACACCATGCAAATTGTAGAAGGCGAACCAAACAGTGAAACTCAGATTGATATTTTGGAACACAATTCTCAATGGGCCAAATATCTGCTAAAACCCGAAACAGGAAAACAGCATCAGTTACGAGTTCACCTGAATCATTTAGGCATTGCCATTCAAAATGACCCTTTTTACCCAACCGTTCAGCATAAATCTGATGATGATTTCTCCAACCCATTACAGTTGTTAGCCAAACAAATTCAATTTATAGATCCTGTCACAGGAGAATCTATGGACTTTTCATCTAATTTTGAACTGACACTGTAG
- a CDS encoding type II toxin-antitoxin system RelB/DinJ family antitoxin: protein MRKTEVYQIRLDSQEKKQAFAVFKQLGITPAQAVRLFFKQVVLTKSIPFSIENQNINLEQLIKLRRLKQEQKTTTVTHESDDTINSVQPSDEFLMDDDHLDLFEELNAILGESDKN, encoded by the coding sequence ATGAGAAAAACCGAAGTTTATCAAATTCGTCTCGATTCACAGGAAAAGAAACAGGCTTTTGCTGTCTTTAAACAATTGGGGATTACGCCAGCTCAAGCTGTGCGGCTCTTTTTCAAACAAGTTGTACTGACAAAGTCCATCCCCTTTTCTATTGAAAATCAGAATATCAATTTAGAGCAATTGATTAAATTAAGACGGCTTAAACAAGAGCAGAAAACCACTACTGTTACACATGAAAGTGATGACACAATAAACAGCGTTCAACCTAGCGATGAATTTCTTATGGATGATGACCATCTAGACTTATTTGAAGAACTTAACGCGATCTTGGGTGAAAGTGATAAAAATTAA
- a CDS encoding GNAT family N-acetyltransferase encodes MIVKKATLDDLNQLAVLFDEYRQFYGASSNLNLSQQFLKQRFENQESVIFIHVKDHVFTGFILLYLGFSSVACSTYYILDDVYVTPQFRRQGSAKQLIDTAIMFARHENALRISLETQKNNRESHRLYEAMGFIADNEFRTYHCFFK; translated from the coding sequence ATGATTGTAAAAAAAGCCACATTAGATGACCTCAATCAACTTGCAGTTTTATTTGATGAATACCGTCAATTTTATGGTGCTTCTTCTAATTTAAATCTTTCCCAACAATTTTTAAAACAACGTTTCGAAAACCAAGAAAGTGTCATTTTTATTCATGTCAAAGATCATGTATTTACAGGTTTTATTTTGCTCTATTTAGGTTTTTCTTCTGTCGCCTGTTCAACCTACTATATTTTGGACGATGTCTATGTAACTCCCCAATTTCGTCGTCAAGGCTCAGCCAAACAACTGATTGATACTGCAATTATGTTTGCACGACATGAAAATGCGCTTCGTATTAGCTTAGAAACGCAAAAAAACAATCGTGAATCTCATCGACTATATGAAGCTATGGGCTTTATTGCTGACAACGAGTTTAGAACCTACCACTGCTTTTTTAAATAG
- a CDS encoding pseudouridine synthase — protein sequence MYLEKMLQSQGFGSRKHCQQLIKSGAVCIDQDIMQNPKQKLNLDNLVFEVYGKHYQYRENVYIALNKPAGYECSHQATHHFSVFDLFDDVLLNRGLQCVGRLDQDTTGLLLLTDDGQFLQALTHPKKHVGKVYRMQTADPISAEQIEQLEQGVELRNEQGTFAATDVQQLAACELQMTIHQGVYHQVKRMLAAVGNKVEQLHRVQIGALHCPELKEGEWIYLTPEQIALARTRETI from the coding sequence ATGTATTTGGAAAAAATGTTGCAATCTCAAGGTTTTGGTTCGCGTAAGCATTGCCAACAATTGATTAAATCTGGGGCTGTTTGCATTGATCAAGACATTATGCAAAACCCTAAGCAGAAGTTAAATTTGGATAACTTAGTTTTCGAGGTGTATGGAAAGCACTATCAATATCGAGAAAACGTTTATATTGCCCTAAATAAACCCGCGGGCTATGAATGTTCTCATCAAGCGACGCATCATTTTAGTGTATTCGACTTGTTTGATGATGTGCTGTTGAATCGAGGATTACAATGCGTTGGGCGTTTAGATCAGGATACGACTGGCTTATTGCTGCTTACGGATGACGGTCAATTTCTTCAAGCATTAACCCATCCCAAAAAGCATGTGGGCAAAGTTTATCGTATGCAAACTGCCGATCCTATTTCCGCTGAACAGATTGAGCAACTTGAACAGGGTGTTGAATTACGCAATGAACAAGGTACTTTTGCGGCTACAGATGTACAGCAATTGGCAGCGTGTGAGTTGCAAATGACGATTCATCAAGGTGTTTATCATCAAGTAAAAAGAATGCTGGCTGCGGTTGGGAATAAAGTTGAACAATTACATCGCGTACAAATCGGTGCATTGCATTGCCCTGAGCTAAAAGAAGGCGAATGGATCTATTTGACACCTGAGCAGATAGCGTTAGCCCGTACCCGAGAAACTATTTAA
- a CDS encoding DUF441 domain-containing protein: MPNLDLNLLVLLVLLACGIFSHNNAVTIAAAVLIVFKITPLSEFFPLLQQHGLNIGIVILTIGVLTPIASGKIPGEAILKSFLSWKSLLAIAIGLFVAWLGGRGVKLMTHQPNVVAGLLIGTVAGVAVLRGVPVGPLIAAGVLSLFIGQS; the protein is encoded by the coding sequence ATGCCTAATTTAGATCTAAATTTGCTTGTACTACTGGTTTTATTGGCTTGTGGTATTTTCAGTCATAACAATGCGGTCACCATTGCTGCTGCTGTACTGATTGTCTTCAAAATCACCCCCCTAAGTGAGTTTTTCCCGCTATTACAGCAACATGGTTTAAATATTGGTATTGTCATTTTAACCATCGGCGTTTTAACCCCAATTGCCAGCGGCAAAATTCCCGGCGAAGCTATTCTTAAATCCTTTTTAAGCTGGAAGTCATTACTTGCGATTGCGATTGGTCTTTTTGTCGCCTGGTTAGGTGGCCGCGGTGTAAAACTAATGACTCATCAACCAAATGTGGTCGCAGGATTGCTCATTGGAACCGTTGCTGGGGTTGCCGTATTACGCGGGGTGCCCGTTGGCCCTTTAATTGCCGCAGGCGTACTGTCATTATTTATAGGACAATCTTAG
- a CDS encoding LysR family transcriptional regulator, translated as MLEIRHLKTLLALREHGSLVAAANDLCLTPSAISHQLKELDHWYGVEVVNRRSRPVSFSNVGQRLLKLADDVLPQIQIAQTDITRIVHGQTGRIIFSSECHSCFDWLMPLLNQYRQQYPDVDLDFASGFEANPHELLQNGEFDLLITADPIALKGVDYFPIFEYESRLVLSNTHPLVRAEKITVQDLAEETLITYPVDKHRLDIMSKLFIPANILPKQIRTTDLTQMLIQLVASGRGIAALPDWVVNEYEQKGWVTSRRLDCVSAKGLRRTLYAGYRTDEKEKTYFEGFLKQLDKFSQKRHQYYLS; from the coding sequence ATGCTTGAAATTCGACATCTAAAAACATTACTTGCACTTCGTGAACATGGCTCTTTGGTTGCAGCAGCCAATGATTTATGTTTGACGCCTTCTGCTATTTCGCATCAGTTAAAAGAGTTAGATCATTGGTACGGGGTAGAAGTGGTCAATCGCCGTAGTCGCCCAGTATCATTTTCCAATGTTGGACAACGTTTGCTGAAGCTTGCCGATGATGTTTTACCACAAATTCAAATTGCGCAAACCGACATTACGCGAATTGTACATGGTCAGACAGGACGTATTATTTTTTCCTCAGAATGTCATAGCTGTTTTGATTGGTTAATGCCTCTTTTAAATCAATATCGCCAACAATATCCAGATGTCGATTTAGATTTTGCTTCTGGTTTCGAAGCCAATCCGCATGAATTGTTGCAAAATGGCGAGTTTGATTTGCTTATTACTGCAGATCCAATTGCTTTGAAAGGCGTGGATTATTTTCCAATCTTTGAATACGAATCGCGTTTAGTATTATCCAATACACACCCTTTGGTGCGTGCCGAAAAGATTACAGTACAGGATTTGGCTGAAGAAACCCTAATTACTTATCCAGTCGATAAACATCGCTTAGATATTATGTCAAAGCTGTTCATTCCAGCGAACATTCTACCTAAACAGATTCGTACCACGGATTTAACTCAGATGCTGATTCAATTGGTCGCAAGTGGGCGCGGCATTGCTGCATTGCCTGATTGGGTTGTAAATGAATATGAGCAAAAAGGTTGGGTAACGTCACGCCGTTTGGATTGTGTGTCTGCAAAAGGTCTACGCCGTACTTTATATGCAGGGTATCGAACGGATGAAAAAGAGAAAACTTATTTTGAAGGCTTCTTGAAGCAATTGGATAAATTTTCACAGAAGCGTCATCAATATTATTTGTCTTAA
- a CDS encoding MFS transporter translates to MISPSLNTATDPTPSYRLFWVILALALGGFCIGTTEFVAMGLIQEISHNLNVSIPVAGHFISAYALGVTIGAPIIAILAAKVPRKTLLIGLMLFYGIANAITAFANHYESMLLSRFIAGLPHGAYFGIAALVVADFAGKQKRASAVAKLMMGLNVATVIGVPFATWLGQHYGWRSGFEFSASIAFFTVIAICFFLPKIQLDHTASIQNELRGLKNTQMWLTLAVGAIGFGGLFSVYSYVSPILTEYTHANIEIVPFALASIGLGLVLGGLVAGHFADRNLNKAIIWVLLSNAGSYIICALAIGNLYTAFAALFLVSFSIAGLGPLLQTRLMDVAGNAQSLAASLNHSAFNIANAFGAFLGGWLISQNLGWLAPIWVGTLLSFGGLIILFFAFQHEKNNLVVSACHESI, encoded by the coding sequence ATGATATCTCCGAGTTTAAATACGGCGACTGATCCTACGCCATCCTATCGCCTATTTTGGGTCATTCTGGCACTCGCCTTAGGTGGCTTTTGTATTGGTACAACAGAATTTGTCGCGATGGGGCTTATTCAAGAAATTTCACATAATTTGAATGTAAGTATTCCTGTAGCAGGTCATTTTATTAGTGCCTACGCCTTAGGCGTTACTATCGGTGCTCCAATTATTGCAATCTTAGCGGCCAAAGTACCAAGAAAAACCCTACTGATTGGACTTATGCTCTTTTATGGTATTGCCAATGCTATCACAGCATTTGCCAATCATTATGAGAGCATGTTGCTGTCACGTTTTATTGCAGGGTTGCCTCACGGTGCTTATTTCGGTATTGCAGCCTTGGTTGTGGCTGACTTCGCAGGCAAACAAAAACGTGCTTCTGCGGTTGCCAAACTCATGATGGGTTTAAATGTAGCAACGGTTATTGGTGTGCCTTTTGCAACATGGTTGGGACAACATTATGGTTGGCGGTCTGGGTTTGAATTTTCGGCTTCAATTGCATTTTTTACCGTCATTGCGATTTGTTTTTTCCTGCCAAAAATTCAACTCGACCATACAGCTAGTATTCAAAATGAACTTCGCGGGCTTAAAAATACGCAAATGTGGCTAACTTTAGCTGTCGGCGCTATTGGTTTTGGCGGTCTTTTCTCGGTGTATAGTTACGTTTCACCCATTTTGACTGAATATACACACGCCAATATTGAAATCGTACCGTTTGCACTTGCAAGTATTGGTTTGGGTTTGGTACTTGGTGGTTTAGTTGCAGGGCATTTCGCCGATAGAAACTTGAATAAAGCAATTATTTGGGTCCTCCTTTCAAATGCAGGCTCTTATATTATTTGTGCACTCGCCATTGGAAATCTCTATACCGCGTTTGCTGCATTATTCTTAGTCAGCTTTAGTATTGCAGGTTTAGGACCATTGCTACAAACCCGTCTCATGGATGTTGCGGGGAATGCTCAAAGTTTGGCAGCTTCTCTCAATCATTCAGCATTTAACATCGCCAATGCTTTTGGTGCTTTCCTAGGTGGTTGGTTAATTAGCCAAAACTTGGGTTGGCTCGCACCCATTTGGGTTGGCACACTACTCAGTTTTGGTGGTTTAATCATTTTATTTTTTGCTTTTCAGCATGAGAAAAATAATCTAGTCGTTTCAGCATGTCATGAATCTATCTAA
- a CDS encoding ion transporter: protein MKFTAWYTLRKFVYNNLHNEDYETRLSRGLNYFLIGLIMSNAAAVLLESVHQYYVRYETFFYYFELFSIFIFTVEYILRFWSVAESDSFESAWKNRLHWVKSGGAIIDLLAILPAYLNFFVHFDLRFLRIVRLLRLLKLTRYFVSLQILLRVIEREKGSFQAVIFILVIMIIMAAAGVYLIESRVQPDVFSSIPASMWWAVVTLTTVGYGDVTPVTPLGRFLGALITILGVGLAALPAGILANGLANELELRKQELELRFRELIQNSDIDFILEKEKIEEIRKEVGLTQEQTQDIILQLIREQKEESLKQEREQYAYCPHCGKKLPE from the coding sequence ATGAAATTTACGGCATGGTATACGCTACGCAAGTTTGTCTATAACAATTTGCACAATGAAGATTATGAAACCCGCTTAAGTCGTGGGCTTAATTATTTTCTGATAGGACTCATTATGAGTAATGCTGCTGCGGTATTACTTGAGTCAGTACACCAATATTATGTACGTTACGAAACTTTTTTTTATTATTTTGAACTTTTTTCAATTTTTATTTTTACCGTAGAATACATTTTACGTTTTTGGTCAGTTGCAGAGTCAGACAGTTTTGAATCGGCTTGGAAAAATCGTTTACATTGGGTTAAAAGTGGCGGGGCGATTATCGATTTACTGGCTATTTTACCTGCTTATCTCAATTTCTTTGTTCATTTCGACCTACGTTTCCTTCGAATTGTACGCTTACTCCGCTTATTAAAACTGACTCGATATTTTGTTTCATTGCAAATTTTATTACGTGTCATTGAACGCGAAAAAGGTTCATTCCAAGCCGTCATTTTTATCTTGGTGATTATGATTATTATGGCTGCGGCAGGTGTATATTTGATCGAAAGTCGGGTACAACCCGATGTCTTTAGTTCAATACCAGCATCGATGTGGTGGGCGGTCGTGACCTTAACCACGGTGGGTTATGGTGATGTAACACCTGTAACGCCGCTTGGACGTTTTTTAGGGGCACTGATTACCATTTTAGGTGTCGGATTGGCAGCTTTGCCCGCAGGTATTTTAGCCAATGGTTTGGCAAATGAGCTTGAATTACGAAAACAAGAATTGGAACTTAGATTTCGAGAATTGATTCAAAACAGTGATATTGATTTTATTCTAGAAAAAGAAAAGATTGAGGAAATACGTAAAGAAGTAGGACTTACTCAGGAGCAGACCCAAGATATTATTTTGCAATTGATTCGAGAGCAAAAAGAGGAATCTTTAAAACAGGAACGTGAACAATATGCCTATTGTCCACATTGTGGTAAGAAGTTACCTGAATAA
- a CDS encoding AAA family ATPase — MKQETALKLLKAGENVFLTGSAGAGKTYTLNQYINYLKARKVPVAITASTGIAATHMNGMTIHTWAGIGIKDSLSDDDLKRMKERKYLKEHLENAQVLIIDEISMLHAKQLNLVNQVLKYFKESEDAFGGIQVIVAGDFFQLPPVGKKEELNRDKFCFMSEAWVEAKFRVCYLTEQHRQGNDYLNDILNAIRSQSITSEHIRVLEQTRSQDIGETFTRLYTHNMDVDSINFQHLNAIEQKGHEFMAVCDGNDKLIETLKSSVRAPEALTLKKNAKVMFVKNNFDMGYINGSLGEVIGFEEDDDHGILPKVKLTDGSVLLVEPETWSVDNEAGKSIASLQQIPLRLAWAITIHKSQGMTLAAAEINLSHTFEKGQGYVALSRLKSLNGLKLLGFNMQALELDSLAIKADRRFQELSAEAETNFAETDLTVQHKAFIRHCGGTLNDVEIERNEKKIARNAGKQNYASATLDETRELFESGYEIEDIATERGLTPATIINHLGRLHKEQGLDISVAHPGEEIVEEVRKIYKRLQKRQSPDHFADDGAIKLRPIVEATNPRMGYDQVRLALLYIE, encoded by the coding sequence ATGAAACAAGAAACTGCACTTAAGCTCCTCAAAGCTGGCGAAAATGTCTTCCTTACAGGTTCGGCTGGTGCAGGAAAAACTTATACTTTAAATCAGTACATCAATTATTTGAAAGCGCGTAAGGTACCTGTTGCGATTACGGCTTCTACAGGTATTGCTGCAACGCATATGAATGGCATGACCATTCATACTTGGGCAGGTATCGGTATTAAAGATAGCTTAAGTGATGATGATCTTAAGCGTATGAAAGAGCGCAAATACCTCAAAGAACATTTAGAAAATGCACAGGTATTAATTATTGATGAAATTTCGATGTTGCACGCAAAACAACTGAATTTGGTCAATCAAGTTTTAAAATACTTCAAAGAAAGTGAGGACGCTTTTGGTGGCATTCAGGTGATTGTTGCAGGTGACTTTTTTCAGTTGCCACCCGTTGGGAAAAAAGAAGAGCTAAATCGGGATAAATTCTGCTTTATGTCTGAGGCGTGGGTTGAAGCCAAGTTCCGTGTTTGCTATCTGACCGAGCAGCATCGTCAAGGTAATGATTATCTTAATGATATTTTGAATGCAATTCGTAGTCAGAGTATTACTTCGGAACATATACGTGTATTAGAACAAACGCGTTCACAAGATATTGGTGAGACTTTCACACGTTTATACACCCATAATATGGACGTTGATTCGATTAATTTTCAACATTTAAATGCCATTGAGCAGAAAGGTCATGAATTTATGGCAGTCTGTGATGGTAATGATAAATTAATTGAAACCTTGAAATCCTCTGTACGTGCGCCTGAAGCATTAACATTGAAGAAAAATGCCAAAGTGATGTTTGTAAAAAATAACTTTGACATGGGTTATATCAATGGCAGTTTAGGAGAAGTCATTGGTTTTGAAGAAGATGATGATCATGGCATTTTGCCAAAAGTGAAACTCACTGATGGTTCAGTCTTATTGGTTGAGCCAGAAACATGGTCAGTGGATAACGAAGCGGGGAAGAGTATTGCCAGTTTGCAGCAAATTCCACTGCGTCTGGCATGGGCAATCACCATTCATAAATCCCAAGGTATGACCTTGGCGGCGGCAGAAATAAACTTAAGTCATACCTTTGAAAAAGGACAAGGTTATGTCGCATTATCAAGGTTAAAATCATTAAATGGTCTAAAACTGCTGGGTTTTAATATGCAAGCCTTAGAATTAGATAGTCTTGCGATTAAAGCAGATCGCCGTTTTCAGGAGCTATCTGCCGAAGCTGAAACAAATTTTGCTGAAACCGATTTAACCGTGCAACATAAAGCTTTTATTCGCCACTGTGGCGGAACGCTGAATGACGTTGAAATTGAGCGGAATGAGAAAAAAATTGCTCGAAATGCAGGTAAACAAAACTATGCTTCGGCAACTTTAGATGAAACTCGTGAACTATTCGAATCTGGCTATGAGATTGAAGATATTGCAACGGAACGTGGACTCACGCCTGCCACCATTATTAATCATTTGGGACGGTTGCATAAAGAACAAGGCTTAGATATTTCTGTTGCGCATCCAGGGGAAGAGATTGTAGAGGAAGTCCGTAAGATTTATAAACGTTTGCAAAAACGCCAAAGCCCAGATCATTTTGCAGATGATGGTGCCATTAAATTACGCCCAATTGTGGAAGCAACCAATCCACGTATGGGCTATGACCAAGTGCGTTTAGCGTTACTTTATATTGAATAA